The following proteins come from a genomic window of Aspergillus oryzae RIB40 DNA, chromosome 4:
- a CDS encoding uncharacterized protein (predicted protein) → MKTSNILLCLAPAVALAAEADQVPAAVAPSPSLPNITPPVPLPNIQNPQNGEDESKLPLEARQMVQIANAGAAKPPAAATTEEILTTTVMDQWPEPSSGSIGLGTLTASAGVTKSLRARSEGTLGQTPWIGMAIGLTCTALAAVMLG, encoded by the coding sequence ATGAAGACGTCAAATATTCTTCTGTGCTTGGCGCCTGCAGTAGCACTCGCTGCTGAGGCTGATCAGGTGCCTGCCGCTGTCGCGCCCAGTCCTTCGTTACCGAACATTACGCCTCCGGTCCCCTTGCCGAATATTCAAAATCCTCAAAACGGAGAAGACGAATCGAAGCTACCATTGGAAGCACGTCAAATGGTCCAAATTGCCAATGCTGGTGCGGCCAAGCCCCCGGCTGCCGCAACCACGGAAGAAATTCTCACAACAACCGTTATGGATCAATGGCCGGAACCCTCCAGTGGATCAATCGGGTTGGGAACATTGACCGCATCGGCGGGAGTAACGAAGTCGCTGCGCGCGCGGAGTGAAGGCACTCTGGGCCAAACACCATGGATAGGAATGGCTATCGGGCTGACATGCACAGCGCTTGCAGCTGTGATGTTGGGGTGA
- a CDS encoding putative DNA-directed RNA polymerase III RPC4 (predicted protein), which translates to MPPKAAPRRGASAAAANRRTNATEPSSNSATPAPGENASAGPSASRPPVQRLQSLKKRTPSGSIGPAAKTPAPGGPGEPAKPTLKYKPRAVGRRSKEEREAIEKLEAERHRERLAEAAAIQRGRGNHGPGGRGGFGRGRGGQFGSASGPLGSMQGRRGRGGGPGGFGSRFNDSRASSMSRRSRSVIDVGSGAISRDVSSDESDNEIRVSIDHINLDSSDEEAEQVADKKKGKLAMKNAEASGEKGLRPIRVERHEHEERVVSVNMESSSSKSAELRQQAQAKAAEDDALFVPDDDGSAGSATETETGPRVKQEPTDDDHTMADVAHHADEGLTTDDGLLPEQTVKVRRKISREPPAVKDPKSLLRTKEDIEEYERHEQDLAMVKDLFTKEEKPPAEEPKETPPEQVESAEDTETAADGAEKDKDQEKESEEEEDESAKDKLAGQLFLMQFPPMTPNLVPENSGDNSAAPSIEARGQGTPEGTASNNGIAPQQTGVKREDGVEFLDEADEFQSTEPSKVVTATDRQLRAGRVGKLNVHASGRMTMDWGGISFELDRATAVDFLQEALIVSGAADPAEGGVPEEENRVWAMGQLSGKFTVTPDWEKML; encoded by the coding sequence ATGCCCCCCAAAGCCGCTCCCCGCCGAGGCGCATCCGCCGCAGCGGCAAACCGGCGAACGAATGCCACAGAACCTAGCTCGAACTCCGCAACGCCTGCGCCGGGCGAGAACGCCAGCGCCGGACCCTCAGCCAGCAGACCGCCCGTTCAGCGACTGCAATCTTTGAAAAAACGCACCCCGTCCGGCAGCATCGGACCTGCCGCGAAAACGCCCGCTCCGGGCGGGCCTGGCGAGCCAGCTAAGCCTACGTTGAAGTACAAACCACGTGCGGTCGGGCGTCGTAGTAAAGAGGAGCGAGAGGCGATTGAGAAACTCGAGGCAGAGCGGCACCGGGAGAGATTGGCGGAAGCGGCTGCCATCCAGCGCGGACGGGGAAATCATGGACCTGGTGGTCGGGGTGGGTTTGGACGAGGTCGCGGAGGGCAATTTGGGTCAGCCAGTGGGCCTCTGGGGTCTATGCAAGGCCGGCGGGGTCGGGGTGGTGGTCCGGGTGGGTTTGGATCGAGGTTCAATGATTCCAGGGCGTCGTCTATGTCGAGACGGAGTCGGTCGGTTATTGATGTTGGGAGTGGGGCGATTAGTCGGGATGTATCGTCTGATGAGAGTGACAATGAGATTCGGGTCAGCATTGATCATATCAATCTGGACAGTAGTGACGAGGAGGCGGAGCAGGTGGCcgataagaagaagggaaagctTGCGATGAAGAATGCGGAGGCTTCTGGGGAGAAGGGTCTGCGGCCCATTCGTGTGGAGAGACATGAACATGAGGAACGGGTGGTCAGTGTCAACATGGAGTCTAGCTCGAGTAAATCCGCCGAGCTTCGTCAACAAGCGCAGGCTAAGGCTGCGGAAGATGATGCTTTATTTGTGCCGGATGATGATGGTTCGGCTGGTTCGGCTACGGAGACCGAGACTGGGCCCCGGGTAAAACAAGAGCCTACGGATGATGACCACACTATGGCGGATGTCGCTCACCATGCGGATGAAGGACTGACCACCGATGATGGGTTACTGCCGGAGCAAACGGTGAAGGTCCGCCGGAAGATCTCTCGGGAGCCACCCGCCGTCAAGGATCCTAAGAGTTTACTACGCACTAAGGAAGATATAGAAGAGTACGAGAGACATGAGCAAGACCTTGCGATGGTAAAGGATCTGTTtacgaaagaagaaaaaccgCCCGCCGAAGAGCCGAAAGAGACGCCGCCCGAACAGGTTGAGTCGGCGGAGGACACTGAGACGGCAGCGGACGGCGcggagaaggacaaggaccAGGAAAAAGaatcggaagaggaagaagacgagtCTGCCAAGGACAAACTGGCCGGTCAATTGTTCCTGATGCAATTCCCACCCATGACACCCAATCTGGTGCCAGAAAATAGCGGCGATAATTCCGCCGCGCCATCTATAGAAGCTCGGGGTCAGGGTACCCCCGAGGGTACAGCTAGTAACAACGGTATTGCGCCACAGCAAACGGGAGTCAAACGCGAAGATGGGGTGGAGTTTCTCGACGAGGCGGATGAATTCCAGTCCACGGAGCCTTCTAAAGTGGTCACCGCTACGGATCGGCAGCTCAGGGCCGGACGCGTAGGCAAATTGAATGTCCATGCTTCCGGGAGAATGACGATGGACTGGGGTGGTATCAGCTTTGAACTGGATCGCGCCACTGCCGttgatttcctccaagaAGCATTGATCGTATCGGGGGCAGCCGATCCAGCTGAAGGGGGAGTTccggaagaggaaaacagagTATGGGCTATGGGACAGCTCAGCGGCAAGTTTACTGTGACGCCTgattgggagaagatgctATGA
- a CDS encoding putative C6 finger domain protein (predicted protein): protein MQAVQYERHPAPGESPIWTDHAPQESPRKSPIPKNVAFELLLDENSKVRARIPMRVQIYPHDTTDSIVTTVKNFYGIYDGAASGVSFEDEHGTTLIARYENLRNNMTVYVRVIPVQAYTEGYGDRYFGHMPVEARKRPSLGEPFQMAPAMQSAQIPDHGQPPSRPGSRLARKRSMSPSGRSRRSASQHKQLSRAGNKSRGSSTHGSFHDDGASLYSDSEGGYGSVSGAKKSRSEQLGSSDISMDNILQDGRRKRPKFESSVPLTTSTSSISPQRRSIGQEGAVSPFARPTQRPYSYQQPLPSPQSYGHNDQIYGYNSMRNNIYATPVAPEHGHRLRERTTTQSSGQFSNPAGNGAGSGILPTPDPTIASCISDEDVAMQLIRLGDASNFSHGRTSASTLDDAFSGAADAASSTGATSDGEDFSEEDDDLPARSRQRVDSSPMLPPGATKRTHKRLDDILPSFDSSDGSDGDEEYQQDDYQDSLIKNEADDDSLYRESAPKTKKAKTRANSASSSKARGTKSAHMRQHKINKSAPAAARKVKSMPAATSHKPVVPPQMASPAPTRKTSTSSINFQLAADEEDLSTKPRCQRCRKSKKGCDRQRPCGRCKDAGIGIDGCISEDEGNGRKGRYGRHMGVPVKKAIEATSSVNGDTQPVVAASLTSVAIDKNKKRKR from the exons ATGCAGGCTGTCCAGTACGAACGGCATCCTGCTCCTGGCGAGTCGCCCATCTGGACAGATCATGCGCCCCAGGAGTCCCCCCGCAAGAGCCCTATCCCCAAGAACGTTGCCTTCGAACTCTTGCTCGATGAGAATTCCAAGGTTCGGGCTCGCATCCCCATGCGAGTGCAAATCTATCCCCATGACACCACGGACTCGATCGTGACTACAGTCAAGAATTTCTATGGGATTTATGATGGCGCTGCGAGCGGTGTCAGTTTTGAGGATGAGCACGGCACCACACTTATTGCTAGGTATGAGAACTTACGAAATAACATGACAGTGTATGTGCGGGTAATCCCCGTACAAGCATACACAGAAGGCTACGGTGACCGTTATTTTGGGCATATGCCGGTTGAGGCTCGCAAACGCCCCAGTCTTGGCGAGCCTTTCCAGATGGCGCCCGCAATGCAGTCGGCGCAGATCCCAGATCACGGACAGCCCCCTTCTCGGCCGGGTTCCAGACTCGCTCGGAAGCGCAGTATGTCGCCGTCTGGTAGAAGCCGTCGTAGCGCTTCGCAGCACAAGCAGCTCTCTCGAGCGGGCAACAAGAGCAGGGGCTCTAGCACACATGGTAGcttccatgatgatggagcCTCTCTCTACAGTGACAGTGAGGGTGGATATGGATCTGTCTCGGGGGCCAAGAAATCCCGTAGTGAACAGCTAGGCAGCTCGGATATCAGTATGGACAACATTCTCCAAGATGGCCGCCGCAAGCGGCCCAAGTTTGAGAGTTCG GTCCCTCTCACTACCTCTACCTCGTCGATCTCCCCTCAACGTCGATCcatcggccaagaaggtgCTGTCTCCCCATTCGCACGCCCCACCCAACGCCCATACAGCTATCAACAACCATTACCCTCACCGCAAAGCTATGGACATAACGATCAAATATACGGGTACAACTCTATGCGGAATAATATCTATGCCACTCCAGTGGCTCCGGAACATGGACACCGCCTACGTGAGCGTACCACGACCCAGTCTTCAGGGCAGTTTAGCAACCCAGCAGGCAATGGTGCCGGATCTGGCATTCTCCCAACCCCAGACCCTACTATTGCCAGCTGCATATCtgacgaggatgttgcaATGCAATTAATCCGCTTAGGCGATGCCTCCAATTTCTCCCATGGTCGCACATCCGCTTCAACCCTAGATGATGCCTTCAGTGGCGCTGCCGATGCAGCCTCCTCGACGGGGGCGACTAGCGATGGCGAAGATTtcagcgaagaggatgacgacctGCCCGCACGCAGTAGACAAAGGGTGGACTCGAGCCCGATGCTTCCGCCGGGCGCTACTAAGCGCACCCATAAGCGCTTGGATGACATTCTTCCCAGTTTTGACAGCTCTGATGGAAgtgatggcgatgaggaGTACCAGCAGGATGATTACCAGGACAGCTTGATCAAAAATGAGGCCGACGATGATTCTCTCTACAGAGAGTCTGCCcccaagacgaagaaggccaagacACGGGCAAATAGTGCCTCTTCTAGCAAGGCTCGAGGAACCAAGTCAGCACATATGCGGCAACACAAAATCAATAAGAGTGCACCCGCTGCGGCTCGTAAGGTGAAGTCCATGCCAGCTGCAACCAGTCACAAGCCCGTCGTGCCCCCGCAGATGGCCAGCCCTGCCCCAACACGAAAGACCTCAACTTCCTCGATCAATTTCCAGTTGGCtgcagacgaagaagacctgTCAACCAAGCCGCGCTGCCAACGCTGCCGTAAAAGCAAGAAGGGCTGCGATCGTCAACGGCCCTGCGGACGATGCAAGGATGCCGGTATTGGCATCGACGGCTGTAtcagtgaagatgaaggaaatggcCGCAAAGGCCGCTACGGCCGCCACATGGGAGTTCCTGTCAAGAAAGCTATCGAAGCTACTAGCTCGGTCAATGGCGATACACAGCCCGTAGTAGCGGCTTCATTGACGTCCGTGGCCattgacaagaacaagaaacgTAAGCGTTAG